From the Xiphophorus maculatus strain JP 163 A chromosome 20, X_maculatus-5.0-male, whole genome shotgun sequence genome, one window contains:
- the LOC102229076 gene encoding troponin I, slow skeletal muscle-like, whose amino-acid sequence MMPEKMPERKSKISASRKLMLKSLMVAKAKEELEQEMEEKEEQKAKYLEEKVPPAPLTGLSLEELKALCEELHSKIDVVDEERYNIEAKVLHNTREIKDLNIKVLDLRGKFKRPNLRRVRVSADAILRSLLGSKHKVSMDLRANLKSVKKEDTEKEKTVEVNDWRKNVEAMSGMEGRKKMFDAAKGQIQ is encoded by the exons ATGATGCCTGAGAAAAT GCCAGAG agaaaatctaaaatctcaGCCTCTAGGAAGCTCATGCTTAAG AGCTTGATGGttgcaaaagcaaaggaggagctggagcaggaaatggaagaaaaggaggagcaaaaagcaaaatacCTTGAAGAGAAAGTTCCTCCAGCACCACTCACTGGTTTGTCACTGGAGGAGCTAAAG GCATTATGTGAAGAGCTGCATTCCAAAATAGATGTAGTGGATGAAGAACGGTATAATATTGAAGCCAAGGTCTTGCACAACACCAGAGAG ATTAAAGATCTGAACATCAAAGTGCTGGACTTGAGAGGGAAGTTCAAAAGGCCCAATCTGAGACGGGTCCGGGTCTCCGCTGATGCCATTCTGCGCTCCCTACTGGGCTCCAAGCACAAGGTGTCCATGGATCTGAGAGCCAACCTCAAATCTGTGAAGAAGGAGGACACAGAAAAG GAAAAGACAGTGGAAGTGAATGACTGGAGGAAGAATGTGGAGGCCATGTCAGGAATGGAGGGGCGCAAGAAGATGTTTGATGCAGCCAAAGGCCAGATCCAGTAA
- the LOC102222871 gene encoding cysteine and glycine-rich protein 1-like — protein MPFGGGNKCGCCQKTVYFAEEVQCEGKSWHKSCFLCMVCKKNLDSTTVAVHGDEIYCKSCYGKKYGPKGYGFGGGAGTLSMDTGEGLGIKPEVQAPHRPTNNPNASKFAQKSAGSEVCPRCGKTVYAAEKVVGGGNSWHKGCFRCAKCGKGLESTTLADRDGEIYCKGCYAKNFGPKGFGFGQGAGALAHSQ, from the exons ATGCCTTTTGGAGGAGGAAACAAGTGTGGCTGCTGCCAGAAAACTGTCTACTTTGCTGAGGAAGTGCAGTGTGAAGGGAAGAGCTGGcataaatcctgttttctgtGCA TGGTCTGTAAAAAGAACTTGGACAGCACGACTGTGGCAGTGCATGGAGATGAGATCTACTGCAAATCGTGCTATGGCAAGAAATATGGACCAAAAGGCTACGGATtcggaggaggagcaggaaccCTGAGTATGGACACAGGAGAAGGACTTGGAATCAAACCTGAAGT ACAAGCTCCTCACCGACCTACAAATAATCCCAATGCCTCCAAATTCGCCCAGAAATCAGCAGGGTCAGAAGTGTGTCCACGATGTGGGAAAACAGTGTATGCAGCAGAGAAGGTTGTTGGTGGAGGCAAT tcGTGGCATAAGGGCTGTTTTCGCTGTGCTAAGTGTGGTAAAGGGCTGGAGTCCACGACCCTTGCTGACAGGGACGGAGAGATCTACTGCAAAG GGTGCTACGCAAAGAACTTTGGCCCAAAAGGCTTCGGTTTCGGGCAGGGTGCAGGAGCTCTGGCTCATTCACAGTGA